The DNA region GCTGCTGGCCGAGCTCCCGGGAATCGTCCTGGCCGACGCGACCGGGGCAGGGACGGACGTCGTCGCCCTCGCCCGGCGCTCCGGCGCCGACGTCGTGCTGATGAACGCCGACGTGGAGGACGCCGACGGATTCGCGCTCACCCGGGCGCTGCGCTCCGACAGCGGCGGCCGCACCGACGTCGTCCTGCGCCTGTCGACGACGCGCGTCCACGAGGTGCAGTACGCGCTCGACGCCGGTGCCTCCGGCATCCTCACCCGTGACAGCTGCCCCGATGTCATGGCCGACGCGCTCGACTGTGTCGCCAAGGGCCGGATCTTCCTGGAGAGCGACACGATCCGCCACCTGGTGACGGCGGCCGTCGCCGTTCCGCCCCGGGCCCGGATTTCGGAGGACCCCTGCCTCTCCCCGTTGACCGACCGGGAACTGCAGATTCTGCGCCTGGTCGCCCGTGCTCTGAACAACCGGCAGATCGCCGCGCACCTGATGATCA from Nocardiopsis mwathae includes:
- a CDS encoding LuxR C-terminal-related transcriptional regulator yields the protein MRVLIVEPQTIVRASISALLAELPGIVLADATGAGTDVVALARRSGADVVLMNADVEDADGFALTRALRSDSGGRTDVVLRLSTTRVHEVQYALDAGASGILTRDSCPDVMADALDCVAKGRIFLESDTIRHLVTAAVAVPPRARISEDPCLSPLTDRELQILRLVARALNNRQIAAHLMISEGTVKAHLSRVLGKLRLTSRTQAVVFAYDCGLVTPHPRSRESA